A single Dreissena polymorpha isolate Duluth1 chromosome 14, UMN_Dpol_1.0, whole genome shotgun sequence DNA region contains:
- the LOC127858099 gene encoding mucin-2-like: MSTSMIFIGLLIFEACSDASPTPIGESQTCFRCQNSALGEACNHTQTCSPDQGACISQISFTEDDLWVTRACAIRTICENSEKNNADECYWEDPVSYGFEGKCSFCCSLNDCNADLPANFRLLLDKSEDLSDTDVIRRLRAAPKPGGTTRPKPGGTTRPKPGGPKPDETTRPPTKTPPSSPKFTNQSATNQPSTYPPATNPPPTNQAQTNQPNTKTRVNNSLLTSPSNPTATKLPHKPTSDGVATHGDSGDRSSSESSKEGGRGDHSHNGKGCKCKGTQSIDVDVKIHIGRNQLNDGKSSSVGKSEHTDHGKHPNRPSNKTPTSQPHAHHSASTVKLSTAQPSTQQAATQPPSTTRQPNTQPTSTNPSATQTSSTNASTQQTTTLQVTTQSTIQQPTKQASTTQPSITQPETTQQSTSQPTTKPSTTQPPTTKPTTTQPSTTKPTTTQPTTTQPTPTQQPPTKQSTTQPSTSQSATTQQPTNQPPTIKPPATQQQTNKQPTTQPPTSQPPTTQPPSTQTPTTQQPTTQSPRTQPTKQSRASTLRPTAITLSTSTTSVKPISSTGKINTTPTLLATPQATRVAPTTEPPPFKLGSLTTHCHQCSGPIQICEQIHFSKPCLAPNNYCINRITNHLDGTKTVNRTCGNFDTCYRDWYLGTSDEDKCDVIKNNQHVDFQCTFCCIHDDCNVPLRPDDNNLYKPRMTGYQ, encoded by the exons ATGAGTACATCAATGATTTTTATCGGATTGTTGATCTTTGAAG CATGTAGCGACGCCAGTCCTACACCAATCGGCGAGAGCCAGACATGTTTCAGGTGTCAAAATAGCGCGCTCGGAGAGGCGTGTAACCACACACAAACGTGCAGTCCGGATCAG GGGGCGTGCATCTCACAGATTTCTTTTACGGAAGATGACCTGTGGGTAACTCGCGCATGCGCGATTCGTACC ATTTGCGAGAACTCGGAGAAGAACAATGCCGACGAGTGTTACTGGGAGGATCCGGTCTCCTACGGGTTCGAGGGGAAGTGCTCATTCTGCTGTAGTCTTAATGATTGCAACGCCGACCTGCCCGCCAACTTTCGGTTGCTACTCGACAAGTCGGAGGACCTTAGCGACACCG ATGTTATTAGACGGCTAAGGGCAGCGCCAAAACCAGGTGGAACAACACGACCGAAGCCAGGTGGTACCACAAGGCCTAAACCAGGTGGTCCAAAACCAGATGAAACAACGCGACCACCAACCAAAACACCGCCAAGTAGCCCGAAATTTACTAACCAATCGGCAACCAATCAACCGTCAACATACCCACCGGCAACAAATCCACCGCCAACCAATCAAGcccaaaccaaccaaccaaacaCTAAAACACGGGTAAACAATTCATTGCTAACAAGCCCGTCAAATCCAACGGCAACCAAGCTCCCACATAAACCAACGTCAGATGGCGTTGCGACGCATGGTGACTCAGGCGATAGAAGCAGTTCCGAAAGCTCAAAAGAGGGCGGACGTGGGGACCACTCGCATAACGGGAAAGGATGTAAATGCAAAGGCACACAGTCAATAGACGTCGATGTTAAGATCCACATTGGGCGTAATCAGCTCAATGATGGAAAATCATCTTCAGTAGGGAAGTCTGAACATACGGATCACGGGAAGCATCCCAATAGACCGAGTAATAAAACACCAACCTCTCAACCACATGCACACCACTCAGCTTCTACTGTCAAACTTTCTACGGCCCAACCATCGACACAACAAGCCGCAACACAGCCGCCTTCTACAACCCGACAACCAAACACGCAGCCAACGTCAACCAACCCATCCGCAACTCAAACATCGTCAACCAATGCGTCTACACAGCAAACTACAACCCTTCAAGTAACAACTCAGTCAACCATTCAGCAACCAACAAAACAAGCCTCAACAACTCAACCATCAATCACCCAACCAGAAACTACTCAACAATCAACCAGCCAACCAAcaacaaaaccatcaactaccCAACCACCAACAACAAAACCAACAACTACCCAACCGTCAACAACAAAACCAACAACTACCCAACCAACAACAACACAACCGACACCAACTCAACAACCACCAACTAAGCAATCAACCACTCAACCATCAACATCGCAATCAGCAACCACTCAACAACCAACCAATCAACCACCTACAATAAAACCACCAGCCACTCAACAACAAACTAATAAACAGCCAACAACACAACCACCCACTTCTCAACCACCAACCACTCAACCACCTAGTACTCAAACACCAACAACGCAACAACCAACAACTCAATCACCAAGAACGCAACCAACAAAACAATCACGAGCCTCAACCCTACGACCAACTGCAATTACATTATCTACTTCCACAACTTCCGTAAAACCAATATCGTCAACTGGTAAAA TAAATACTACACCAACATTGCTAGCTACACCACAAGCAACAAGGGTTGCACCG ACGACAGAGCCACCTCCATTCAAACTTGGATCCCTGACAA CCCATTGTCACCAGTGTTCAGGTCCGATCCAGATCTGTGAACAGATTCATTTCTCAAAACCGTGCTTGGCCCCTAACAACTACTGCATCAATCGCATCACAAACCATTTGGACGGAACAAAAACCGTAAACAGGAC GTGCGGTAACTTTGACACATGCTATCGTGATTGGTACCTCGGAACATCAGATGAGGACAAATGTGACGTGATCAAAAACAACCAACACGTGGACTTCCAGTGTACCTTCTGCTGTATCCATGACGACTGCAACGTACCTCTCCGACCTGATGATAACAACCTGTACAAACCAAGAATGACTGGATa CCAATGA